The following are encoded together in the Bactrocera neohumeralis isolate Rockhampton chromosome 6, APGP_CSIRO_Bneo_wtdbg2-racon-allhic-juicebox.fasta_v2, whole genome shotgun sequence genome:
- the LOC126762677 gene encoding uncharacterized protein LOC126762677, translated as MNQDNKLGGNEGGICCTPACPPRERQPIPSIAKPFEAPCTSTCLCVPKMCSIFGGHDYNAPGPDPTACSPRKSKITNVNTLGAPIGVLQATIATKSNTPDVHPHRFATTLVAFMKVYTTPESQWTEETLDGLLKEGQALLVKPADPEYNVDSPLHIYSPLEAKVKRWHKVDDIAFQVELGEKYYFSPPVGPEEGPPPDMTMDKFRVAMKKFFSKHRFCLIKVAGTYKMVWRSRGVYFVLDLYGRKPEDLETDKENGRAMLICLKALDNVIHLINNLSGIQPTDPFNLREMKVVKMTGTDGKTMSRDFGKREHQYQVISDDYAVLKGETHLLRNSPDPIRTRSALPVGVAALLAAKIDHPATWNERMVEKIICYGVNVCVCCWEQCVKAKEPIDIERFPNRLKIAQFKARYTLTPRKFTGTWKCVPNFKQTELEAALISSFDAGDNNLLVQIDQNIYAIFKKNNFFYLFDPYRHRIEGLPVEEDKKEVEVKRNATLRMFRSLEMLLNVFTQMLLETNRTTQFAVHTLKINNIEFAANEAIGAPEEPILNEDIDVKSLNETLCFEEDETKCKLDLGGDDEDEEDITSGIVQMEMPERSETEESEEELEEEEGGIEDLGEYESSSSGDGHRHGKGRRKKSKGRKHKGGDGGGKGKKKGGKGKGKKGKAKGEKTDKLKKGKKKRKEKGDKSEKGKKGKKDKDKENKDKKKKDKKEKDGSDKRKSEKDKDRKKRESEKEKSDKEKAEQDRKDKEKMDKDKTDKDKDKDKDKDKDKDKDKDKDKDKDKDKRTESEVKRTDSTKKGDDDGRKQGDDSRIGGDQDSRYGRDGRDGRDGQDDRSSREGRDTRKKHGEDDRSTYGRTDSSCGDDGRYGDDYPPLTCKPNSYPGYSCVAYDMAVVGSESGTYESICKLLRAGFKCADRILTMTPWGNYVVFRGRACYDKIYFLFDGCTCNVNRFRHLDLNCGTAGLICFENMHDIICYILDSQKIRSNLKKSRKKLVDEICRQYC; from the exons ATGAATCAGGATAACAAACTCGGAGGAAATGAAGGTGGTATTTGCTGCACACCGGCGTGTCCCCCCCGCGAACGCCAACCGATACCATCAAT CGCTAAACCATTTGAAGCACCTTGTACTTCGACCTGTCTTTGCGTGCCTAAAATGTGTAGTATTTTCGGTGGACACGACTATAATGCGCCCGGACCTGACCCCACGGCTTGCAGTCCAC GCAAgtcaaaaattacaaatgttaaTACCTTGGGTGCACCGATCGGTGTCTTGCAAGCTACAATTGCAACGAAATCCAACACACCCGATGTGCACCCTCATCGTTTTGCCACGACATTAGTGGCATTTATGAAAGTATATACAACACCGGAAAGCCAGTGGACTGAAGAAACTCTGGATGGTCTCCTAAAAGAAGGTCAAGCTTTGTTGGTTAAACCAGCTGATCCCGAGTATAATGTTGACTCTCCATTGCATATCTATTCACCATTGGAGGCGAAGGTAAAGCGTTGGCATAAGGTGGATGACATCGCTTTCCAAGTAGAGTTGGGTGAGAAGTACTATTTTAGCCCACCGGTCGGTCCAGAAGAGGGTCCCCCACCCGATATGACAATGGATAAATTTAGAGTagctatgaaaaaatttttttcgaagcaTCGATTTTGTCTCATCAAGGTTGCTGGCACTTATAAAATGGTATGGCGCTCGCGAGGTGTTTATTTCGTCCTGGATTTGTATGGTCGTAAGCCAGAAGATTTAGAAACGGACAAAGAAAATGGCAGAGCAATGTTGATCTGTCTTAAAGCATTGGATAATGTGATACATTTGATAAATAATTTGTCCGGCATACAACCCACGGATCCTTTCAATTTGCGCGAAATGAAGGTGGTGAAAATGACCGGTACCGACGGTAAGACTATGAGCCGTGATTTCGGTAAGCGTGAACATCAATATCAGGTCATTAGCGACGACTATGCCGTGTTGAAGGGGGAGACACATCTCTTACGCAACAGTCCCGATCCGATACGCACGCGTAGTGCGCTACCGGTAGGCGTGGCAGCTTTATTGGCGGCCAAGATTGATCATCCAGCAACATGGAACGAGAGAATGGTAGAAAAGATCATTTGCTATGGCGTAAACGTGTGCGTATGCTGTTGGGAGCAATGTGTGAAAGCAAAAGAACCGATCGATATCGAAAGATTTCCAAATCGTCTTAAGATTGCACAGTTCAAAGCTAGATACACGCTCACACCGCGTAAGTTCACTGGCACTTGGAAATGTGTGCCGAACTTCAAGCAAACCGAACTGGAAGCTGCTCTGATTAGTAGTTTCGACGCTGGAGACAATAATTTGCTGGTGCAAATCgatcaaaatatttatgctatattcaaaaagaataacTTCTTTTACTTGTTCGATCCCTACCGTCATCGCATTGAAGGCCTGCCCGTGGAGGAAGATAAAAAGGAAGTAGAAGTGAAAAGAAATGCAACTTTAAGAATGTTTCGCTCATTAGAGATGCTTTTAAATGTGTTTACCCAGATGCTTTTGGAGACGAATCGCACCACACAGTTCGCAGTACACACactcaaaattaataatatagaaTTTGCTGCGAATGAAGCAATTGGAGCGCCCGAAGAACCGATATTGAATGAAGATATCGACGTAAAGTCATTGAATGAGACGCTTTGCTTCGAGGAAGACGAAACGAAGTGTAAACTCGATTTGGGTGGTGACGATGAGGATGAAGAGGATATCACATCTGGAATTGTGCAAATGGAAATGCCCGAGAGGAGTGAAACTGAGGAGTCAGAAGAAGAATTGGAAGAGGAAGAGGGTGGAATAGAAGATCTGGGTGAATACGAATCTTCTTCGAGCGGTGATGGTCATCGACATGGCAAGGGTAGAAGAAAGAAAAGCAAAGGTCGTAAGCATAAAGGTGGCGACGGCGGCGGGAAGGGAAAAAAGAAAGGCGGAAAAGGCAAAGGGAAGAAAGGCAAAGCAAAAGGCGAAAAAACAGACAAATTAAAGAAGGGCAAAAAGAAGCGAAAAGAGAAGGGTGATAAATCAGAAAAAGGCAAGAAAGGAAAGAAGGACaaagataaagaaaataaagataaGAAGAAAAAGGATAAGAAAGAAAAGGATGGTTCAGATAAGAGAAAGTCCGAAAAGGATAAAGacagaaaaaaacgtgaatCAGAAAAAGAAAAGTCGGATAAGGAAAAGGCTGAACAGGACAGAAAAGATAAGGAGAAGATGGATAAAGACAAAACCGATAAGGATAAAGATAAGGACAAGGATAAGGACAAAGACAAAGATAAAGATAAGGACAAAGACAAGGATAAAGATAAAGACAAACGCACTGAGAGTGAGGTTAAACGCACAGATTCTACAAAAAAGGGTGATGATGATGGGCGTAAACAAGGTGATGACAGTCGTATCGGTGGAGACCAGGATAGTCGTTATGGTAGGGATGGACGAGATGGACGAGATGGGCAAGATGACCGCAGTAGTCGCGAGGGTCGGGATACTCGTAAGAAACATGGTGAAGATGATCGTTCGACTTATGGTCGTACCGATTCAAGTTGTGGGGACGATGGCAGATATGGAGATGATTACCCACCTCTCACGTGCAAACCCAACAGTTACCCAGGCTATTCTTGCGTGGCTTACGATATGGCAGTTGTCGGCTCTGAGAGCGGCACTTATGAGAGTATCTGCAAACTTTTGCGCGCCGGTTTTAAATGCGCCGACCGCATACTCACAATGACACCATGGGGTAATTATGTGGTATTTCGTGGACGCGCTTGttatgacaaaatatatttcctATTCGATGGTTGTACATGTAATGTGAATCGTTTCCGCCATTTGGATCTGAACTGTGGCACAGCCGGTTTGATATGCTTTGAGAATATGCATGATATTATTTGTTACATACTCGACTCTCAGAAGATACGCAGTAATCTGAAGAAGAGTCGAAAGAAATTGGTTGATGAAATTTGCCGGCAGTATTGCtga